The proteins below are encoded in one region of Tamandua tetradactyla isolate mTamTet1 chromosome 9, mTamTet1.pri, whole genome shotgun sequence:
- the MAP4K2 gene encoding mitogen-activated protein kinase kinase kinase kinase 2 isoform X1 produces the protein MALLRDVSLQDPRDRFELLQRVGAGTYGDVYKARDTVTSELAAVKIVKLDPGDDISSLQQEITILRECRHPNVVAYIGSYLRNDRLWICMEFCGGGSLQEIYHATGPLEERQIAYVCREALKGLHHLHSQGKIHRDIKGANLLLTLQGDVKLADFGVSGELTASVAKRRSFIGTPYWMAPEVAAVERKGGYNELCDVWALGITAIELGELQPPLFHLHPMRALMLMSKSSFQPPKLREKTLWTQNFHHFLKLALTKNPKKRPTAEKLLQHPFTTQQLPRALLTQLLDKANDPHLGTPSPDDCDLETYDMFPDTIHSRGQHGQAERTPSEIQFHQVKFGAPRRKETDPLNEPWEEEWTLLGKEELSGSLLQSVQEALEERSLTIRPALTLQMLDSPDDAMGTIKRAPGLGLSPTELPAEDPLSSHSGTPSPPPPGPDSPPLLPTAWATMKHQEGPERPSCHGLPPTPKVHMGACFSKVFNGCPLRIHAAVTWIHPVTRDQFLVVGAEEGVYTLNLHELHEDTLEKLISPRCSWLYCVNNVLLSLSGKSTHIWAHNLLGLFEQRRLQQQVPLSIPTNRLTQRIIPRRFALSTKIPDTKGCLQCRVVRNPYTGSTFLLAALPTSLLLLQWYEPLQKFLLLKNFSSPLPSPAGMLEPLVLDGKELPQVCVGAEGPEGPGCRVLFHVLPLEASLTPDILIPPEGIPGSAQQVIQVDRDTVLVSFERCVRIVNLQGEPTATLAPELTFDFPIETVVCLQDSLLAFWSHGMQGRSLDTNEVTQEITDETRIFRVLGAHRDIILESTPTDNPGAHSNLYILTGHQSSY, from the exons GGGACGACATCAGCTCCCTCCAGCAGGAAATTACCATCCTGCGGGAGTGCCGTCACCCCAACGTGGTGGCCTACATTGGCAGCTATCTCAG gaatGACCGCTTGTGGATCTGCATGGAGTTCTGCGGAGGGGGCTCCCTGCAGGAAATTTACCACG CCACCGGGCCCCTGGAGGAACGGCAGATTGCCTATGTCTGCCGGGAGGCACTGAAG GGGTTGCACCACTTACATTCTCAGGGAAAGATCCACAGAGACATCAAG GGAGCCAACCTTCTCCTCACCCTCCAGGGAGATGTCAAGCTGG CCGATTTTGGGGTCTCCGGCGAGCTGACAGCATCGGTGGCTAAGAGAAGATCTTTCATTGGGACTCCATACTG GATGGCCCCGGAGGTGGCTGCCGTGGAACGCAAAGGTGGCTACAATGAGCTGTGTGACGTCTGGGCCCTGGGCATCACAGCCATCGAGCTGGGCGAGCTGCAGCCCCCTCTGTTCCACCTGCACCCCATGAG GGCCTTGATGCTCATGTCGAAGAGCAGCTTCCAGCCACCCAAACTGAGAGAAAAGACTCTCTG GACCCAGAATTTCCACCACTTCCTCAAGCTGGCCCTGACCAAAAACCCCAAGAAAAGGCCAACAGCAGAGAAGCTTCTGCAG CACCCGTTCACCACCCAGCAGCTCCCCCGGGCCCTCCTCACACAGCTGTTGGACAAAGCCAATGACCCCCACCTGGGAACCCCCTCCCCTGATGACTGTGACCTGGAG ACTTATGACATGTTCCCCGACACCATCCACTCCCGGGGGCAGCACGGCCAGGCCGAAAGGACCCCTTCGGAGATCCAGT TTCACCAGGTGAAATTTGGCGCCCCCCGCAGGAAGGAAACAGATCCGCTAAATGAGCCG TGGGAGGAAGAGTGGACGCTGCTGGGAAAGGAGGAGCTGAGTGG gaGCCTACTGCAGTCGGTCCAGGAAGCCCTGGAGGAGAG GAGTCTGACCATCCGGCCAGCCTTGACTCTCCAG ATGCTGGACTCCCCAGATGATGCCATGGGAACCATCAAGCGGGCCCCAGGCTTGGGGCTGTCCCCCACTGAGCTTCCAGCTGAGGACCCTCTGTCCAGCCATTCAG GgaccccatccccacctccaccaGGCCCCGACAGCCCTCCACTTCTCCCTACCGCCTGGGCCACCATGAAGCACCAGGAGGGTCCCGAG AGACCATCCTGCCATGGGCTCCCCCCGACCCCCAAAGTGCAC ATGGGCGCCTGCTTCTCCAAGGTTTTCAATGGCTGCCCCCTGCGGATCCACGCTGCTGTCACCTGGATCCATCCTGTCACCCGGG ACCAGTTCCTGGTGGTGGGGGCCGAGGAAGGCGTCTACACACTCAACCTGCACGAGCTGCATGAGGATACACTGGAGAAG CTGATTTCGCCCCGCTGCTCCTGGCTCTACTGTGTGAACAACGTGCTGCTGTCACTCTCAG GGAAATCCACGCACATCTGGGCCCACAACCTCCTGGGCCTGTTTGAGCAGCGGCGACTACAGCAGCAGGTTCCCCTCTCCATCCCCACCAACCGCCTCACCCAGCGCATCATCCCCAG GCGTTTTGCCCTGTCCACCAAGATTCCTGACACCAAAGGCTGCCTGCAGTGTCGTGTGG TGCGAAACCCCTACACGGGCAGCACCTTTCTGCTCGCCGCCCTGCCCACCAGCCTGCTCCTGCTGCAGTGGTACGAGCCGCTGCAGAAGTTTCTGCTGCTGAAG aactTTTCCAGCCCCCTGCCCAGCCCGGCAGGGATGCTGGAGCCGCTGGTGCTGGATGGAAAGGAGCTACCGCAGGTGTGTGTGGGGGCCGAGGGCCCCGAGGGGCCGGGCTGCCGGGTCCTGTTCCACGTCCTGCCCCTGGAGGCCAGCCTGACCCCTGACATCCTTATCCCACCCG AAGGGATCCCGGGCTCGGCCCAGCAGGTAATTCAGGTGGACAGAGACACGGTCCTGGTTAGCTTTGAAC GCTGTGTGAGGATTGTCAACCTGCAGGGCGAGCCCACAGCCACCCTGGCTCCAGAGCTGACCTTTGACTTTCCCATCGAGACTGTAG TGTGCCTGCAGGACAGCTTGCTGGCCTTCTGGAGCCACGGCATGCAGGGCCGCAGCCTGGACACCAACGAG GTGACTCAGGAGATCACAGATGAGACAAGAATCTTCCGAGTGCTGGGGGCCCACAG GGACATCATCCTGGAGAGCACTCCCACTGACAACCCCGGGGCTCACAGCAACCTTTATATCCTCACGGGCCACCAGAGCAGTTACTGA
- the MAP4K2 gene encoding mitogen-activated protein kinase kinase kinase kinase 2 isoform X2 has translation MALLRDVSLQDPRDRFELLQRVGAGTYGDVYKARDTVTSELAAVKIVKLDPGDDISSLQQEITILRECRHPNVVAYIGSYLRNDRLWICMEFCGGGSLQEIYHATGPLEERQIAYVCREALKGLHHLHSQGKIHRDIKGANLLLTLQGDVKLADFGVSGELTASVAKRRSFIGTPYWMAPEVAAVERKGGYNELCDVWALGITAIELGELQPPLFHLHPMRALMLMSKSSFQPPKLREKTLWTQNFHHFLKLALTKNPKKRPTAEKLLQHPFTTQQLPRALLTQLLDKANDPHLGTPSPDDCDLETYDMFPDTIHSRGQHGQAERTPSEIQFHQVKFGAPRRKETDPLNEPWEEEWTLLGKEELSGSLLQSVQEALEERSLTIRPALTLQMLDSPDDAMGTIKRAPGLGLSPTELPAEDPLSSHSGTPSPPPPGPDSPPLLPTAWATMKHQEGPERPSCHGLPPTPKVHMGACFSKVFNGCPLRIHAAVTWIHPVTRDQFLVVGAEEGVYTLNLHELHEDTLEKLISPRCSWLYCVNNVLLSLSGKSTHIWAHNLLGLFEQRRLQQQVPLSIPTNRLTQRIIPRRFALSTKIPDTKGCLQCRVVRNPYTGSTFLLAALPTSLLLLQWYEPLQKFLLLKNFSSPLPSPAGMLEPLVLDGKELPQVCVGAEGPEGPGCRVLFHVLPLEASLTPDILIPPEGIPGSAQQVIQVDRDTVLVSFERCVRIVNLQGEPTATLAPELTFDFPIETVVCLQDSLLAFWSHGMQGRSLDTNEVTQEITDETRIFRVLGAHRHQE, from the exons GGGACGACATCAGCTCCCTCCAGCAGGAAATTACCATCCTGCGGGAGTGCCGTCACCCCAACGTGGTGGCCTACATTGGCAGCTATCTCAG gaatGACCGCTTGTGGATCTGCATGGAGTTCTGCGGAGGGGGCTCCCTGCAGGAAATTTACCACG CCACCGGGCCCCTGGAGGAACGGCAGATTGCCTATGTCTGCCGGGAGGCACTGAAG GGGTTGCACCACTTACATTCTCAGGGAAAGATCCACAGAGACATCAAG GGAGCCAACCTTCTCCTCACCCTCCAGGGAGATGTCAAGCTGG CCGATTTTGGGGTCTCCGGCGAGCTGACAGCATCGGTGGCTAAGAGAAGATCTTTCATTGGGACTCCATACTG GATGGCCCCGGAGGTGGCTGCCGTGGAACGCAAAGGTGGCTACAATGAGCTGTGTGACGTCTGGGCCCTGGGCATCACAGCCATCGAGCTGGGCGAGCTGCAGCCCCCTCTGTTCCACCTGCACCCCATGAG GGCCTTGATGCTCATGTCGAAGAGCAGCTTCCAGCCACCCAAACTGAGAGAAAAGACTCTCTG GACCCAGAATTTCCACCACTTCCTCAAGCTGGCCCTGACCAAAAACCCCAAGAAAAGGCCAACAGCAGAGAAGCTTCTGCAG CACCCGTTCACCACCCAGCAGCTCCCCCGGGCCCTCCTCACACAGCTGTTGGACAAAGCCAATGACCCCCACCTGGGAACCCCCTCCCCTGATGACTGTGACCTGGAG ACTTATGACATGTTCCCCGACACCATCCACTCCCGGGGGCAGCACGGCCAGGCCGAAAGGACCCCTTCGGAGATCCAGT TTCACCAGGTGAAATTTGGCGCCCCCCGCAGGAAGGAAACAGATCCGCTAAATGAGCCG TGGGAGGAAGAGTGGACGCTGCTGGGAAAGGAGGAGCTGAGTGG gaGCCTACTGCAGTCGGTCCAGGAAGCCCTGGAGGAGAG GAGTCTGACCATCCGGCCAGCCTTGACTCTCCAG ATGCTGGACTCCCCAGATGATGCCATGGGAACCATCAAGCGGGCCCCAGGCTTGGGGCTGTCCCCCACTGAGCTTCCAGCTGAGGACCCTCTGTCCAGCCATTCAG GgaccccatccccacctccaccaGGCCCCGACAGCCCTCCACTTCTCCCTACCGCCTGGGCCACCATGAAGCACCAGGAGGGTCCCGAG AGACCATCCTGCCATGGGCTCCCCCCGACCCCCAAAGTGCAC ATGGGCGCCTGCTTCTCCAAGGTTTTCAATGGCTGCCCCCTGCGGATCCACGCTGCTGTCACCTGGATCCATCCTGTCACCCGGG ACCAGTTCCTGGTGGTGGGGGCCGAGGAAGGCGTCTACACACTCAACCTGCACGAGCTGCATGAGGATACACTGGAGAAG CTGATTTCGCCCCGCTGCTCCTGGCTCTACTGTGTGAACAACGTGCTGCTGTCACTCTCAG GGAAATCCACGCACATCTGGGCCCACAACCTCCTGGGCCTGTTTGAGCAGCGGCGACTACAGCAGCAGGTTCCCCTCTCCATCCCCACCAACCGCCTCACCCAGCGCATCATCCCCAG GCGTTTTGCCCTGTCCACCAAGATTCCTGACACCAAAGGCTGCCTGCAGTGTCGTGTGG TGCGAAACCCCTACACGGGCAGCACCTTTCTGCTCGCCGCCCTGCCCACCAGCCTGCTCCTGCTGCAGTGGTACGAGCCGCTGCAGAAGTTTCTGCTGCTGAAG aactTTTCCAGCCCCCTGCCCAGCCCGGCAGGGATGCTGGAGCCGCTGGTGCTGGATGGAAAGGAGCTACCGCAGGTGTGTGTGGGGGCCGAGGGCCCCGAGGGGCCGGGCTGCCGGGTCCTGTTCCACGTCCTGCCCCTGGAGGCCAGCCTGACCCCTGACATCCTTATCCCACCCG AAGGGATCCCGGGCTCGGCCCAGCAGGTAATTCAGGTGGACAGAGACACGGTCCTGGTTAGCTTTGAAC GCTGTGTGAGGATTGTCAACCTGCAGGGCGAGCCCACAGCCACCCTGGCTCCAGAGCTGACCTTTGACTTTCCCATCGAGACTGTAG TGTGCCTGCAGGACAGCTTGCTGGCCTTCTGGAGCCACGGCATGCAGGGCCGCAGCCTGGACACCAACGAG GTGACTCAGGAGATCACAGATGAGACAAGAATCTTCCGAGTGCTGGGGGCCCACAG gcaccaggaatag